From the genome of Gracilibacillus salitolerans, one region includes:
- a CDS encoding NERD domain-containing protein: MNRKGDDLLIVGPPQKTQQLLQLEVMQERYLDIPQDISESFGRELAGYLGEKSLPYFIDLITTTSHYDLYGLRLKRSNHHFQIDGLFLFRSFFLITEIKHLRGILSVNEAQQLIQSKESEDKVYQHPLSQANSQKEQLRKVLEDLGFESIPIYTLVIFTYDRANITFEHPDMIPVQQLLFRLKELTRKFSDPRLDRNQLLQLGKKLLSMHRERPLTFLQPSREVLRNMKRGVFCPKCKPKVMKWTYGTWKCSKCGYKDKNAHLPALIDFVFLFGYTINNKQARWFLLLDSIYTASRILRKLEVESYGGNKNKTYNLRFLLNSYKGRP; this comes from the coding sequence ATGAATCGGAAAGGAGATGATTTATTGATCGTTGGACCTCCACAAAAAACACAGCAACTGCTGCAATTAGAAGTGATGCAAGAACGTTACCTCGACATCCCTCAAGATATCTCCGAATCGTTTGGCAGAGAACTTGCCGGCTATCTTGGAGAGAAAAGTTTACCTTACTTCATAGACCTCATTACTACTACATCCCATTATGATTTATATGGTCTTAGACTTAAAAGAAGCAATCACCACTTCCAAATCGATGGCTTATTTTTATTCCGTTCCTTTTTCTTAATTACCGAAATAAAGCATTTAAGAGGAATACTATCTGTTAACGAAGCACAGCAACTGATTCAATCGAAAGAATCGGAAGATAAAGTGTACCAGCATCCTCTCTCTCAAGCAAATTCACAAAAAGAACAGCTCAGGAAAGTTTTAGAAGACCTCGGTTTTGAATCCATCCCCATCTACACGTTAGTTATTTTCACTTATGATCGAGCAAATATCACATTTGAGCATCCTGACATGATTCCTGTTCAACAACTACTTTTTCGATTGAAAGAATTAACTCGGAAATTTTCAGATCCTAGGTTAGATCGGAATCAACTATTACAATTAGGAAAAAAGTTACTGAGCATGCATCGAGAGCGACCTCTTACTTTTTTACAACCTAGTAGAGAAGTGCTTCGAAATATGAAAAGAGGTGTCTTTTGTCCAAAATGTAAACCGAAGGTAATGAAATGGACATATGGTACTTGGAAATGTAGTAAATGTGGCTATAAAGATAAAAATGCTCACTTACCTGCTTTGATTGATTTTGTCTTTTTATTCGGATACACGATTAACAATAAACAAGCAAGATGGTTTTTATTATTAGACTCCATTTACACTGCATCACGTATTTTGAGAAAATTAGAAGTGGAATCTTATGGGGGAAATAAAAATAAAACTTATAACTTAAGATTTTTACTGAATAGCTATAAAGGAAGGCCCTAA
- a CDS encoding nuclear transport factor 2 family protein — translation METKNQQFFREFNEAFVKGNSEKILESVTDDITWRMVGNDTIKGIDNLEQALQGMDNGNQFELEIEHLITHGKEGVVNGIIHSTDKNGEQRHYSFCDIYKLNKHKDGKIKEIISYVLEI, via the coding sequence ATGGAAACAAAAAATCAACAATTTTTCCGTGAATTTAATGAAGCCTTTGTCAAAGGGAATAGTGAAAAAATACTAGAAAGTGTAACTGATGATATCACATGGCGCATGGTCGGAAATGATACGATTAAGGGTATCGATAACTTAGAACAGGCACTACAAGGAATGGATAATGGCAATCAATTCGAACTCGAAATCGAGCATTTGATTACGCATGGAAAAGAAGGAGTCGTTAATGGCATTATTCATTCTACAGATAAAAATGGTGAACAGCGTCATTATAGTTTCTGCGATATTTACAAGTTAAATAAGCATAAAGATGGAAAAATAAAAGAAATCATCAGTTACGTGTTGGAGATCTAG
- a CDS encoding DUF817 domain-containing protein: protein MRQLWTFGIEQAKSCIFAVVIFSTLAITQIMDVSFIHRYDFILIICLITQVLMLVTKLETWDELKVICVFHLIGLALEIYKVHMGSWSYPEEALTKIVGVPLYSGFMYASVASYLCQAWRRLDVQLEKWPPTWTVAILSAAIYFNFFTHHYIYDFRWVLKVATILLFLQTIVYYRVNGRTYKMPLVLSFVLIGFFIWIAENIATFFGAWQYPGQSQTWQIVHLGKISSWLLLVIVSFLIVAMLKHLKERRESY, encoded by the coding sequence GTGCGACAGTTATGGACGTTTGGTATAGAGCAGGCGAAATCGTGTATTTTTGCCGTTGTTATTTTTTCTACATTAGCGATTACACAAATAATGGATGTCTCTTTTATTCACCGTTATGATTTCATCCTTATCATATGTCTTATAACCCAAGTACTCATGCTTGTCACCAAACTGGAAACATGGGATGAGTTAAAAGTAATTTGTGTTTTTCACCTTATTGGTCTTGCGCTGGAAATATATAAAGTACATATGGGGTCTTGGAGTTATCCAGAAGAAGCTCTTACCAAGATAGTTGGTGTACCACTGTATAGCGGTTTTATGTATGCAAGTGTTGCCAGTTATTTGTGTCAGGCATGGCGTCGACTTGATGTCCAACTGGAAAAATGGCCGCCAACATGGACTGTTGCCATCTTGAGTGCAGCCATCTATTTTAACTTTTTCACTCATCACTATATCTATGATTTTCGCTGGGTGCTTAAGGTCGCAACGATTCTATTATTCTTGCAAACAATTGTCTATTATCGGGTAAATGGACGTACATATAAGATGCCACTAGTTCTTTCATTTGTATTAATTGGCTTTTTTATTTGGATAGCAGAGAATATTGCTACCTTTTTCGGTGCATGGCAATATCCAGGGCAATCTCAAACATGGCAAATCGTTCATTTAGGTAAAATTAGCTCCTGGCTCCTGTTAGTGATTGTCAGCTTTCTAATTGTAGCCATGTTAAAACACTTGAAGGAGAGGAGAGAATCCTATTAA
- a CDS encoding LacI family DNA-binding transcriptional regulator: MANIRDIAKMAGVSVTTVSRVINDHPYVSEDKRKAVIDVMRKVDYQVNRNAVSLSQGKSHLIGVVVPFVKHPYFGLLIEGIAKQAVENHYHFVLIQTNYEKEREQEALDMLKHKQIDGLIICSHMIELATIEAYQQYGKIVVSENAAGNKSIDSVFVDHYQSFMDALAYLKQKGYKRIGYCIGRESGSNSYFRHLAYKNFLTQYPQKEFVFTENYYFEDGQKVMDEISELTEKPDALLVTSDVVAAGILTACKNAHMKVPEDMAIIGFDNQPIAKMMDITTFEIPIATMGERLFQHVLGKAINRHEELSVNLIERGTV, encoded by the coding sequence TTGGCAAATATTCGTGATATCGCAAAAATGGCCGGCGTGTCAGTGACAACTGTTTCTCGAGTAATCAATGACCATCCATATGTTAGTGAAGATAAGCGGAAAGCAGTTATCGATGTGATGAGGAAAGTAGACTATCAGGTGAATCGAAATGCGGTAAGTCTTAGCCAGGGAAAATCTCATTTAATCGGTGTTGTCGTTCCTTTTGTAAAGCATCCATACTTTGGGCTGCTTATCGAGGGAATTGCAAAGCAAGCGGTAGAAAATCATTATCATTTTGTTCTCATTCAGACCAATTACGAAAAAGAAAGAGAGCAAGAAGCGTTAGATATGTTAAAACATAAACAAATTGATGGACTGATTATTTGTTCTCATATGATCGAATTAGCAACTATTGAAGCTTACCAGCAATACGGGAAAATTGTTGTCAGTGAAAATGCAGCAGGGAATAAAAGCATAGATTCTGTTTTTGTCGACCATTACCAAAGTTTTATGGATGCATTAGCTTACCTAAAACAAAAGGGATACAAAAGAATCGGTTACTGCATAGGGCGTGAATCAGGCTCAAATAGTTACTTTCGTCATCTGGCTTATAAAAATTTTCTGACACAATACCCGCAAAAGGAATTTGTTTTTACTGAAAACTATTATTTTGAAGATGGTCAAAAAGTGATGGATGAAATCTCAGAATTAACAGAAAAACCAGATGCATTGCTGGTAACGAGTGATGTGGTGGCAGCAGGCATCCTGACAGCTTGTAAGAACGCACATATGAAAGTACCAGAGGACATGGCAATCATTGGTTTCGATAATCAACCAATAGCAAAAATGATGGATATTACAACATTTGAAATACCGATTGCAACAATGGGTGAGCGGCTGTTTCAGCATGTTTTAGGAAAGGCAATCAATCGCCATGAAGAACTTTCGGTCAACCTTATAGAAAGAGGAACTGTTTAA
- a CDS encoding YceI family protein: MANVTLDKVHSALNFEVKHMMVSKAKGDFQNFDIDFNGDFDDIENASVKVTIDVASIETNNDDRNGHLKSEDFFNVEQYPNITFVSKSITKVSDSEFKVTGDVTIKGVTNEESFTVEYNGKAKDPMQGNTIAGADVTGKINREDYGLTWNAPLETGGVLIGKEVKFSGGFEFVVEE; this comes from the coding sequence ATGGCTAATGTAACATTAGACAAAGTACACAGTGCACTAAACTTTGAAGTAAAACATATGATGGTTTCTAAGGCAAAAGGGGACTTCCAAAACTTTGATATTGATTTCAATGGAGATTTCGACGATATTGAGAATGCTAGTGTAAAAGTAACAATCGATGTAGCATCTATCGAAACAAATAACGATGATCGTAATGGTCACTTAAAATCAGAGGATTTCTTTAATGTGGAACAATATCCAAATATTACGTTTGTAAGTAAATCAATCACAAAAGTAAGTGATTCTGAATTTAAAGTAACTGGTGATGTAACAATCAAAGGTGTAACAAATGAAGAATCATTTACAGTAGAATACAATGGAAAAGCAAAAGACCCGATGCAAGGTAATACTATTGCCGGTGCAGATGTAACAGGAAAAATCAACCGTGAAGATTATGGCTTAACTTGGAATGCACCACTTGAAACTGGTGGCGTATTAATCGGTAAAGAAGTTAAATTCTCCGGTGGATTCGAATTTGTAGTTGAAGAATAA
- a CDS encoding winged helix-turn-helix transcriptional regulator, with translation MADKTICPKFESALNILNKRWTGLIIFQLLEGAQRFSTIEATIGISGRVLSERLKDLEKQGIVKRHVYDETPVRIEYALTEKGKALEPVLESIQNWADGWMEKEKQSFV, from the coding sequence ATGGCAGACAAAACGATTTGTCCGAAGTTTGAATCGGCATTAAATATACTAAATAAACGATGGACTGGGTTAATTATTTTTCAATTGTTAGAAGGTGCACAGCGTTTTTCTACCATCGAAGCAACAATCGGTATTAGTGGTCGTGTTCTATCAGAACGGTTAAAAGATTTGGAAAAACAAGGCATCGTGAAACGCCATGTCTATGATGAAACACCGGTCAGAATCGAATATGCCCTAACAGAAAAAGGAAAAGCTTTAGAACCAGTATTAGAAAGCATCCAAAATTGGGCAGATGGCTGGATGGAAAAAGAAAAACAATCATTTGTGTAA
- a CDS encoding nucleoside hydrolase → MKVILDCDPGHDDAIAMILAASKISPLDIVGITTVSGNVEVEKNTLNALKVCDIIGLTDVPVVQGAARPMVREPEIAEHIHGETGLDGPNLPKTPKRTAISQHAVDFIIDQLHQSEEPITLVPTGPLTNIALALVKAPSIKTKIKEIVLMGGGTFGNWTPAAEFNIYVDAEAAKVVFQSGIPIRMFGLDVTHQALATRETVEQLREISNSVSEFVAELLVFFMQAYKDYFAFPGGPIHDACTVAHLIDPSIFEFEHVHVAIETKGEHTYGMTVVDRLAVTGREPNAYFATGLDQEKFWSLFKKALESYSD, encoded by the coding sequence ATGAAAGTGATTTTAGATTGTGATCCGGGGCATGATGATGCGATTGCTATGATTCTGGCAGCATCTAAGATTAGTCCATTAGATATTGTCGGCATTACAACTGTCTCGGGAAATGTAGAAGTAGAAAAAAATACCTTAAATGCATTGAAGGTTTGTGATATTATCGGTTTAACCGATGTTCCGGTAGTACAAGGTGCAGCAAGACCGATGGTAAGAGAACCAGAAATAGCAGAGCATATTCATGGAGAAACAGGTTTAGACGGTCCTAATCTGCCGAAGACACCAAAAAGAACGGCGATTAGTCAACATGCCGTTGATTTTATTATTGATCAATTACACCAATCTGAAGAGCCGATTACATTAGTACCGACAGGTCCATTAACTAATATTGCCTTGGCTCTAGTAAAAGCCCCTTCTATCAAGACCAAGATAAAGGAAATTGTCTTAATGGGCGGGGGCACCTTTGGTAATTGGACACCTGCAGCAGAATTTAATATTTACGTCGATGCAGAAGCTGCTAAGGTCGTATTCCAGAGCGGGATCCCGATCCGGATGTTTGGACTAGATGTAACACACCAGGCATTGGCCACCAGAGAAACGGTAGAACAGTTAAGAGAAATCTCCAACTCAGTAAGTGAATTTGTGGCAGAGTTATTAGTCTTTTTTATGCAAGCATATAAAGACTATTTTGCATTTCCAGGTGGTCCGATTCATGATGCCTGTACGGTTGCACATCTCATTGATCCTTCTATTTTTGAGTTTGAACATGTTCATGTTGCAATAGAAACAAAAGGGGAGCACACCTACGGGATGACTGTTGTTGATCGTTTAGCTGTAACAGGTCGGGAGCCGAATGCTTATTTTGCTACTGGACTCGATCAGGAAAAATTTTGGAGTTTATTCAAAAAAGCGTTAGAATCATACTCCGACTGA
- the rbsK gene encoding ribokinase produces the protein MNQPKITVIGSINMDLVTETDIVPVQGETVRGTNFQTIPGGKGANQAVAAARLGAEVTMIGRVGDDQFGDVLMDQLRKENIQVDHIDHVSHTPTGLANIILSEQDNRIIIIAGANGKVTKDYIEQIKAAILTSDYVLLQFEIPKETIFFSIELCHKHGIPVIVNPAPAMELDKATWEKATYITPNETERQQLFGNQHNEKLIITKGKQGVSFVEAGKEQEVSAHSVDVVDTTGAGDTFNGALAVALAEGQSLTKAVTFANAAAALSVGEIGAQGGMPTREQVEQFLEKG, from the coding sequence ATGAATCAACCCAAAATCACGGTGATTGGCAGTATTAATATGGACTTAGTTACAGAAACAGATATCGTACCAGTCCAAGGGGAAACGGTAAGGGGGACCAATTTTCAAACGATTCCTGGTGGAAAAGGTGCGAACCAGGCAGTAGCTGCTGCTCGTCTTGGAGCGGAAGTAACGATGATTGGCCGTGTCGGTGACGATCAATTTGGGGATGTATTGATGGATCAATTACGGAAAGAAAATATTCAAGTAGACCACATTGATCATGTAAGTCATACCCCAACCGGTCTGGCTAATATCATTTTATCTGAGCAGGATAATCGAATCATTATCATTGCCGGAGCAAATGGCAAAGTGACAAAGGATTATATTGAACAAATAAAAGCTGCCATACTTACGAGTGACTATGTCTTGCTTCAATTTGAAATTCCAAAAGAAACAATTTTCTTCAGTATTGAATTATGCCATAAACATGGGATTCCTGTTATTGTTAACCCTGCACCAGCTATGGAATTAGATAAAGCAACATGGGAAAAAGCTACATATATTACTCCAAACGAAACCGAACGACAACAACTATTCGGTAATCAGCATAACGAGAAATTAATTATCACAAAAGGCAAACAAGGTGTATCTTTTGTAGAAGCTGGCAAAGAGCAAGAAGTAAGTGCTCATTCTGTTGATGTTGTAGATACAACAGGTGCAGGTGATACCTTTAATGGAGCACTGGCAGTAGCATTAGCAGAAGGACAATCCTTAACGAAGGCAGTCACGTTTGCGAATGCAGCAGCAGCGTTATCCGTCGGCGAGATAGGAGCCCAAGGCGGCATGCCGACTAGAGAACAAGTAGAACAATTTTTAGAAAAAGGTTGA
- a CDS encoding uracil-DNA glycosylase: protein MTAQILNNDWTKLLEDEFEKDYYVELREFLKREYQNYTIYPNMYDIYNALHYTPFHQVKVVILGQDPYHGPNQAHGLSFSVKPEVDIPPSLKNIYKELHADIGCPIPNHGYLVKWAEQGVLLLNNVLTVRQGQAHSHRGMGWEQFTDQVILTLNQKETPVVYILWGAAAQKKQALIDLSKHYVLKSPHPSPLSAHRGFFGSNPFSKTNQILEQNGQQSIDWEIE, encoded by the coding sequence ATGACGGCACAAATATTGAACAATGATTGGACAAAACTATTAGAAGATGAATTTGAAAAGGATTATTATGTAGAATTGCGAGAGTTTTTGAAAAGGGAGTATCAAAACTATACAATTTATCCCAATATGTACGATATTTATAATGCGTTACATTACACGCCTTTTCATCAAGTAAAAGTGGTGATTCTTGGCCAGGACCCTTATCATGGTCCGAATCAGGCACATGGTTTAAGTTTTTCGGTTAAGCCAGAAGTTGATATTCCACCTTCCTTGAAAAATATATATAAGGAATTACATGCAGACATTGGCTGTCCCATCCCTAATCATGGTTATCTCGTAAAATGGGCAGAACAAGGTGTACTGCTACTTAACAACGTATTGACAGTAAGACAGGGACAAGCACATTCTCATCGTGGTATGGGATGGGAGCAATTTACTGATCAAGTCATCCTGACCTTGAATCAAAAAGAAACACCTGTCGTATATATACTTTGGGGAGCAGCAGCACAGAAAAAACAAGCACTGATTGATTTATCCAAACATTATGTGCTCAAATCACCCCATCCAAGCCCATTATCGGCACATAGAGGATTCTTCGGTAGCAACCCATTTTCCAAGACTAATCAAATTCTCGAACAAAATGGACAGCAATCGATTGATTGGGAGATTGAGTAG
- a CDS encoding ion transporter produces the protein MNSLRKFVMHKRFNWFITGLIILNAILIGLETFPNIYEDYHSFFLVIDIIILTIFTIEVILKMVVLKKSYFSNPWNIFDFVIVLGSLILYSTPFVSVLRIFRVLRVFRTITVIPTLRRIVSALFMAIPTISSVLLIMLIIFYVYAILGTSFYGDIAPEYFGDIFLSFVTLFQIFTLESWASGIFRPIFAEEPWSWLYFLSFIVIATFIMINLIVGEIVNNAQKITDDIEEDTDEIKEDTSEIRELRKEIREIKEMLQNK, from the coding sequence ATGAATTCATTAAGAAAATTTGTTATGCATAAACGTTTCAATTGGTTTATTACAGGTCTAATCATATTGAATGCAATATTAATAGGACTTGAAACTTTCCCCAATATATATGAAGACTATCATAGTTTCTTTTTAGTTATTGATATCATCATTCTCACCATTTTTACAATAGAGGTTATTTTAAAAATGGTCGTATTGAAAAAAAGTTATTTCTCTAATCCTTGGAATATTTTTGACTTTGTTATTGTACTTGGAAGTCTGATTTTATACAGTACCCCTTTTGTTAGTGTGTTACGTATTTTCCGTGTCTTGAGGGTCTTCCGTACGATTACGGTTATTCCTACACTAAGGCGAATTGTTTCGGCTTTATTTATGGCTATTCCTACCATCAGCAGTGTGTTATTAATTATGCTGATCATATTCTATGTGTATGCCATTCTAGGAACCTCATTCTATGGTGATATTGCGCCTGAATATTTCGGTGATATCTTTTTAAGCTTTGTTACATTATTTCAGATTTTCACTTTAGAATCCTGGGCTAGCGGGATTTTTCGCCCGATTTTTGCAGAGGAACCATGGTCATGGCTGTACTTCCTATCGTTTATTGTGATTGCTACATTCATCATGATTAATTTAATCGTGGGGGAAATCGTTAATAATGCACAAAAAATTACCGACGATATTGAAGAAGACACCGATGAAATCAAAGAGGATACAAGTGAAATAAGAGAGTTACGCAAAGAAATCAGGGAAATTAAGGAAATGTTGCAGAATAAATAA
- a CDS encoding hemerythrin domain-containing protein yields MKRHEALHPLSHHHHHTLVMAQQLKNADDKASIQQMTRDVINFWQHDGEDHFRDEEEVLLPLYAQYETVDIPEIQEMLIQHVQIRSYVQQIRGTQRKDRQIFRNLGELLQKHVRLEERVIFPMIEQAIPENYLYQANGRFHRDTYSGF; encoded by the coding sequence ATGAAACGTCACGAAGCATTACACCCATTATCTCATCACCATCACCACACGTTGGTTATGGCACAACAGTTAAAAAATGCAGATGATAAAGCAAGTATTCAACAGATGACAAGAGATGTCATTAACTTCTGGCAGCATGATGGAGAAGACCATTTTCGGGATGAAGAAGAAGTGTTATTACCGTTATATGCCCAATATGAAACAGTTGATATTCCGGAAATTCAGGAAATGCTGATTCAACATGTCCAAATAAGAAGCTATGTCCAGCAGATCAGAGGAACGCAACGTAAGGATCGTCAAATCTTTCGGAACTTAGGCGAGTTGTTGCAAAAGCATGTCCGCTTAGAAGAGCGTGTTATTTTCCCAATGATTGAACAAGCAATTCCTGAGAATTACTTGTATCAGGCGAACGGCAGGTTTCATCGTGATACCTATAGTGGATTTTAA
- a CDS encoding TrkH family potassium uptake protein — protein sequence MRKKLSVIYHKISNLSGIHLIVLFYCSAALLSTLILSIPYFHREGVKVSWLDSIFTAVSAISVTGLTVVSTADTFNTVGYFVLAFVLQFGGIGIMTLGTFIYILLGKKIGIRTRQLIRIDQNRNTLAGLVQLMLKILRTILVIELFGAFVLSIHFLKYFDTWQEALIQGIFASVSATTNAGFDITGTSLEPFAHDYFVQFITILLLVLGAIGFPVLLELQDVLWGRYRDLKWKYQFTLFAKVTTITFFILIVIGALGIFLFEHNHFLQDKAWHESLFYSLFQSVTTRNGGLATMDVAEFTTPTLLLLCALMFIGASPSSVGGGIRTTTFAIMMLAIFHYAKGHNTIKVFKREVDPEDVTRSFIVAITAIMLCGSAIVFLIWIEPLSNMAIVFEVFSAFGTTGLSMGITSDLSAIGKIVIILLMFIGRIGIFSFLFLIRGDDVHDRYHYPKEKMIIG from the coding sequence GTGCGTAAAAAGTTAAGTGTTATCTACCATAAAATAAGTAATTTATCTGGTATTCACCTTATTGTGTTATTTTATTGTTCAGCTGCATTATTATCTACATTAATACTGAGTATCCCGTACTTCCACCGTGAAGGTGTAAAGGTATCATGGTTAGATAGTATCTTTACAGCAGTAAGTGCCATCAGTGTAACAGGACTGACCGTTGTATCCACAGCTGATACGTTTAATACTGTCGGTTATTTCGTTCTAGCGTTTGTATTGCAATTTGGTGGTATAGGTATTATGACGTTAGGGACGTTTATTTATATCCTGCTTGGTAAAAAAATAGGAATACGAACAAGGCAATTGATTCGAATTGATCAAAATCGCAACACGTTAGCAGGATTAGTCCAATTAATGTTGAAAATTTTGAGAACGATTCTAGTCATCGAATTGTTTGGTGCGTTTGTATTATCTATTCATTTTCTGAAGTACTTTGATACATGGCAGGAAGCGTTAATACAAGGGATTTTCGCATCTGTGAGTGCGACGACAAATGCAGGATTTGATATTACAGGTACATCTCTGGAGCCTTTTGCACATGACTACTTTGTCCAATTTATTACTATCCTTCTTTTAGTTCTAGGAGCGATTGGATTTCCGGTTTTATTAGAATTACAGGACGTGCTTTGGGGAAGATATCGCGATTTAAAGTGGAAATATCAGTTCACTTTATTTGCCAAAGTTACAACGATTACGTTTTTTATATTAATTGTGATCGGAGCATTAGGTATTTTTCTATTTGAACATAACCATTTCTTGCAAGATAAGGCCTGGCATGAGTCCTTGTTTTACAGTCTCTTTCAGTCTGTAACAACACGGAATGGTGGTTTGGCAACAATGGATGTTGCAGAATTCACCACACCTACGTTATTACTTTTATGTGCGCTCATGTTTATTGGAGCATCACCTAGTAGTGTTGGTGGCGGGATTAGAACCACAACGTTTGCCATCATGATGCTGGCTATTTTTCATTATGCAAAAGGGCATAATACGATTAAAGTATTCAAACGTGAGGTTGATCCAGAGGATGTGACAAGGTCGTTTATCGTCGCGATAACAGCTATCATGTTATGTGGTAGTGCTATCGTGTTTTTGATTTGGATAGAACCATTGTCGAATATGGCGATAGTTTTTGAAGTGTTTTCGGCTTTTGGTACAACAGGGTTGTCGATGGGAATTACATCTGATTTATCAGCAATCGGAAAAATCGTGATCATTTTGTTGATGTTTATCGGACGAATTGGAATTTTCTCATTCCTGTTCTTAATTCGTGGAGATGATGTCCATGACCGCTACCATTACCCAAAAGAAAAGATGATAATTGGATAA
- a CDS encoding TrkH family potassium uptake protein: protein MISMYKMKHLTKQWTAIHHIVIYYLLAVIIGTIIVSLPIFHRPGVELSFIDAMFTAVTSISVTGLTVITISDVFNPAGQIAIAVILHLGGIGIMAMGTFIWVVLGKKIGIRSRKMIMVEQNSKTLSGLVKLMLEIFKLILLIELIGAAILSIHFLNYYDSVGEAVLHGLFGAVSATTNGGLDITGASLIPFADDYFVQFINIILIVLGAIGFPVLVEVQEVLKGRTQVINDRHKFSLFTKITTVTFFWLVVIGTLLIFLLEKDAFFADKTWHETFFYSLFQSVTSRSGGLATMDVSEFSVATLFLISALMFIGASPSSVGGGIRTTTFAIMLLTIWNYAKGNSSVKVFGREIHQEDTLRSFIVITTALMLCGGSIIVLNTTEPFSLMEIIFEVSSAFGTTGLSMGITSELSTFGKSLIMCLMFIGRIGVFTFLFIIRGDDTKDRFHYPTERVIIG from the coding sequence ATGATTAGCATGTATAAAATGAAACATTTGACGAAACAATGGACAGCCATTCATCATATCGTTATCTATTATTTATTAGCAGTAATTATTGGTACTATTATTGTTAGTTTGCCAATTTTCCATAGACCGGGGGTTGAGTTATCGTTTATTGACGCTATGTTCACTGCGGTTACCTCGATTAGTGTGACAGGTTTAACGGTAATTACCATCTCAGATGTTTTTAACCCTGCAGGTCAGATAGCCATTGCGGTTATTCTTCATCTTGGTGGTATAGGGATTATGGCGATGGGTACCTTCATCTGGGTGGTGCTTGGTAAAAAAATTGGTATTCGCAGTCGGAAAATGATTATGGTCGAACAAAACAGTAAAACATTATCCGGTCTGGTTAAATTAATGTTGGAAATCTTTAAATTGATCTTGTTGATTGAGTTAATAGGTGCTGCTATTTTATCGATTCATTTCCTCAATTATTATGACAGTGTCGGAGAAGCTGTGTTACACGGTTTATTTGGAGCTGTCAGCGCGACTACGAATGGTGGCTTGGATATTACTGGTGCTTCTTTGATCCCGTTTGCTGATGATTATTTTGTTCAATTTATCAATATCATTCTGATTGTTTTAGGAGCTATTGGTTTTCCGGTGTTAGTGGAAGTACAGGAAGTTTTGAAAGGGAGAACCCAAGTTATAAATGACCGGCATAAATTTTCTTTGTTTACCAAAATCACAACAGTTACATTCTTTTGGCTGGTTGTCATTGGAACATTGCTAATCTTTTTACTAGAGAAAGACGCCTTTTTTGCGGATAAAACATGGCATGAAACTTTCTTCTATAGCTTATTCCAGTCGGTTACCAGTAGAAGTGGCGGTTTGGCAACAATGGATGTTTCCGAATTTTCGGTGGCAACTCTGTTCTTAATCAGTGCGTTAATGTTTATAGGTGCTTCTCCAAGTAGTGTTGGCGGGGGGATTCGTACGACGACGTTTGCCATCATGCTCTTGACTATTTGGAATTATGCAAAAGGGAATTCAAGTGTAAAAGTATTCGGGCGTGAAATTCATCAAGAAGATACTTTACGATCTTTTATCGTTATCACTACTGCATTAATGCTTTGTGGAGGATCTATTATCGTTTTAAATACAACAGAGCCTTTTAGTCTAATGGAAATTATCTTTGAAGTATCCTCTGCATTTGGAACTACCGGTTTATCGATGGGGATTACATCGGAATTATCAACTTTTGGCAAAAGTTTAATCATGTGTCTCATGTTTATCGGTCGTATAGGTGTCTTTACATTCCTGTTTATCATACGTGGAGATGATACAAAAGACCGTTTCCACTATCCAACTGAACGAGTTATTATCGGATAA